In the genome of Abyssalbus ytuae, the window GTAATCCTCCAACATCTGTTTGGCACCTTCAAAACCGTTTAGATAACAAATTAAATGAGTTGCAGGAAGGTCTTTTAAATCTTTTTCATCCCGGGGAGTTAAAGGGAGTTTCTTCTTGATTTTTTCAAGAATGGCATTATTGGTATTAAAAATATGGTACAATACTTTTTTGTCATACTGAGGGGGCTTAAATATAAGAGTGCTTTCTATTTTATATGTGCCATTGTCATCAAATATGATATTTACTGTTTCCAGGGGGTAATACTTTTGCTGTTGTTCCAGTCCTAACTGTACATATTCTGTTATAGTAAAAACCCTGTCATTATCAATAATTTCAACCTCATCCAAAGCTGAATAAAAAAGCTTCACCTGTTCATTTATCAGTTCAATATCTACACGGGAATAGTATGTTTTATCTTTGGCTTTTTTAGGTAATCCTGCCCAACACACTACAAATTGCTCTTTAAAGACTTTATAATGCGATTCCATATCAGGATGCCTCTTATTCATAAAATCAAAAACCCCGTTCAGGGTAAGTTCAATATTATTTTTGGCATGTTGTTCTATTTCGGCTACTATGGGAGAGTTTACATCTTTTATCTGAATATCAAAAACTTTGGGCATGCTCATACTCCCGTCTCTAAAAAAAACACTCCCTCCCCAATACTTCCATATGTTTTTTCTAAGAGCACATAATTTTCCG includes:
- a CDS encoding ATP-binding protein, with product MINKRLLVKNLLAHNDENSFYDKKRYINISDKEGKAKFLKHVCALANSNPKNNSYIVVGVEDEDNKIVGVDFFDDSKIQNLVNAYIENAPIISYENIPFPHLPEGKVVGLVTIRANGKLCALRKNIWKYWGGSVFFRDGSMSMPKVFDIQIKDVNSPIVAEIEQHAKNNIELTLNGVFDFMNKRHPDMESHYKVFKEQFVVCWAGLPKKAKDKTYYSRVDIELINEQVKLFYSALDEVEIIDNDRVFTITEYVQLGLEQQQKYYPLETVNIIFDDNGTYKIESTLIFKPPQYDKKVLYHIFNTNNAILEKIKKKLPLTPRDEKDLKDLPATHLICYLNGFEGAKQMLEDYRWFVKDYNKDIYKSLKESLRILRKVRYS